From Acomys russatus chromosome 2, mAcoRus1.1, whole genome shotgun sequence, one genomic window encodes:
- the Tex48 gene encoding testis-expressed protein 48, translating to MKIQMQRPIVRIPLPPAATHQTLASKIFSFCCWDCAEPVIESSKSPSQTQEIQAPTYSSLKMRKNELSKENLKRINAQSLIGQDKKCSSSSSDLEELTAYNIQTGYPKKNLNLYYQKYWAFQPCLIGRP from the exons ATGAAAATTCAGATGCAAAGACCCATAGTCCGCATTCCTTTACCTCCTGCAGCAACCCACCAAACCCTGGCCTCGAAGATCTTCTCCTTTTGCTGCTGGGACTGTGCAGAACCTGTCATTGAGAGCTCCAAGAGTCCCagtcaaactcaagagatccaggCACCAACCTACAGTAG cctcaag ATGCGGAAGAATGAGTTAAGCAAAGAAAATCTCAAGCGCATTAATGCACAGTCCCTCATTGGCCAAGATAAGAAATGCTCCTCCAGCAGCAGTGATTTGGAAG agCTGACTGCATACAATATACAAACAGGATACcctaaaaaaaatctaaacctCTACTACCAGAAATACTGGGCCTTCCAGCCATGCCTCATCGGGAGACCCTGA